The following coding sequences lie in one Pseudomonas sp. B33.4 genomic window:
- a CDS encoding methyl-accepting chemotaxis protein — MSAVLSLLQSRLLRPVFVTLGIALLVQVLVAVALTRSTVTALEADLAVRLGADSQKLSGELEQAGREVTSSLDALSASTRQRLTAGLSARLKDEQAQLRATLEKDLKDSANDMAQLLASVAPRAMWDSDVPTLSEFARRAQRNPNVLFVVYDDATGQHLTRYLNRENPINKALLEKGQGERALDKVLDAAKNDPSVYYLEASINPNGVEIGKVLMGVSTASVETDLAALDKRFSALIASSDQLVGDSLKGAAADSAKAMQSRLQSAQSTATEMKSNTANTVQEAAATLRWRIGLGLALVGCGVLLLLAVVLGHRVVNRLKMLNAAMDDLAAGEGDLTKRVQINSKDEIGDMASAVNRFVDKLQPIVREAGDVAQRTGVEIGAMTLRNAGADAAAGMQRDEVAESLRALSQMADEAQSESHAMQAALKQVVDIRQATDENTRTSAKVGSLIEALAGQVDTGAKVIERLAQQSEQIEVVLTVIHGIAEQTNLLALNAAIEAARAGETGRGFAVVADEVRALASKTQSSTGDIQAHIVALQQGAREAVEAIGQAGRQASEGLLVLRDSARLQQSVQTSVEQVHAAIGLATQAAAHQAQGAQAVRGRVETIHAQAEKAAQAVVETTASGKVLDGLAAQLKASLGQFRA; from the coding sequence GTTCTCTCACTGTTACAAAGCCGTTTGTTGCGGCCCGTGTTCGTTACCCTTGGTATCGCCCTTTTGGTGCAGGTGCTGGTGGCCGTTGCCCTGACGCGGAGCACCGTCACGGCGCTGGAAGCTGATCTGGCAGTGCGCCTCGGCGCCGACAGCCAGAAACTCTCGGGCGAACTGGAGCAGGCTGGGCGTGAGGTCACGTCGAGCCTTGATGCTTTGTCTGCCAGTACCCGTCAGCGCCTGACTGCTGGTTTGTCAGCGCGTTTGAAGGACGAGCAGGCGCAGTTGCGTGCGACGCTGGAAAAGGATCTGAAGGATTCGGCCAATGACATGGCCCAGTTGCTGGCCTCGGTTGCGCCGCGCGCCATGTGGGACAGCGACGTGCCGACCCTGTCCGAGTTCGCCCGCCGGGCCCAGCGCAATCCCAATGTGTTGTTCGTGGTCTACGACGACGCTACCGGCCAGCACCTGACTCGCTATCTCAATCGCGAAAACCCGATCAACAAGGCCTTGCTGGAAAAAGGCCAGGGCGAGCGTGCGCTGGATAAAGTGCTGGATGCGGCCAAGAACGATCCGTCGGTTTACTACCTCGAAGCCTCGATCAATCCCAACGGCGTGGAAATCGGCAAAGTACTGATGGGCGTGTCCACGGCCTCGGTGGAAACCGATCTGGCGGCGCTGGACAAGCGCTTCTCGGCGTTGATCGCCAGCAGTGATCAGTTGGTCGGCGACAGTCTCAAGGGCGCCGCCGCAGACAGTGCCAAAGCCATGCAGTCGCGCCTGCAATCGGCGCAATCCACCGCGACCGAGATGAAATCCAATACCGCCAATACCGTTCAGGAGGCGGCAGCTACCTTGCGCTGGCGCATTGGCCTGGGTCTGGCACTGGTCGGCTGCGGCGTACTGCTGTTGCTCGCCGTTGTGCTTGGTCATCGTGTGGTCAATCGCCTGAAGATGCTCAACGCAGCCATGGATGACCTGGCGGCGGGCGAGGGCGATCTGACCAAGCGTGTGCAGATCAACAGCAAGGACGAAATCGGCGACATGGCTTCGGCGGTCAACCGCTTTGTGGATAAGTTGCAGCCGATCGTGCGCGAGGCGGGCGATGTCGCGCAGCGTACCGGCGTAGAAATCGGCGCGATGACCCTGCGCAATGCCGGTGCCGATGCGGCGGCGGGCATGCAGCGTGATGAAGTGGCGGAAAGTCTGCGCGCGTTGTCGCAAATGGCTGATGAGGCGCAGTCGGAAAGTCACGCGATGCAAGCCGCGTTGAAGCAGGTGGTGGATATCCGTCAGGCCACTGACGAAAACACTCGCACGTCAGCCAAGGTCGGCAGCCTGATCGAAGCGTTGGCCGGGCAGGTCGATACCGGGGCGAAAGTCATTGAGCGGCTGGCGCAGCAAAGTGAACAGATTGAAGTGGTGTTGACGGTGATTCACGGGATCGCCGAACAAACCAATCTGCTGGCGCTAAACGCTGCCATTGAAGCAGCGCGTGCCGGCGAGACCGGGCGTGGATTCGCCGTGGTGGCCGACGAAGTACGTGCACTGGCGAGCAAGACACAAAGCTCTACCGGCGACATTCAGGCGCACATCGTCGCTCTACAGCAGGGCGCACGTGAGGCTGTCGAGGCGATCGGTCAGGCCGGGCGCCAGGCCAGCGAAGGTTTGCTGGTGTTGCGCGACAGTGCGCGGTTGCAGCAATCGGTGCAGACGTCGGTCGAGCAGGTGCATGCGGCGATTGGCCTGGCGACGCAGGCTGCGGCCCATCAAGCGCAAGGTGCACAAGCGGTGCGCGGGCGGGTCGAGACGATTCATGCCCAGGCCGAGAAAGCGGCGCAGGCGGTGGTGGAAACCACGGCCAGTGGTAAGGTGCTGGATGGATTGGCTGCGCAACTCAAGGCGAGCCTGGGGCAGTTCAGGGCTTGA
- a CDS encoding iron ABC transporter permease — MAASLSAPAARGGYVPKRKRPSIWLVLPVLLLVVMSLLPLAYVGLKAWQAGWAEALHLLWRPYVFGLLRNTLALMVGVTLTCGVIGLSLAWLLERSNLPGRRLWGVILCLPFAVPAFVSSFTWVSLSAQFEGLGGAILVMSLSKYPLIFLPVAATLRNLDPSLEESARTLGQNRWGVFFRVTLPLLWPSLLAGSLLIALHMLVEFGALSIIGLQTFTTAIYQQFELEFSNANAAMLSAVLLALCLVLLWLELHVRGKGRHVRTGQGAARQAEQVRLGPWATAGQLYCLMLAIVGSGIPLGMLAYWLAVGSSAAFPVAAITEALLSSLALSLGGAALCLVLAVPVGLLVVRYKGQLAIWAERLPYLLHALPGLVIALTLVYFALHYVPALYQTSGLLLIAYALLFLPLAQAPIRTALNKAAPQLEEAARTLGASSFTAFCRVTLPIIFPALGAAFALVFLDAMKELTATLLLSPTGLNTLATEVWAHTANVEFAAAAPYAALLILVSGLPVYLLTTRMYLSR; from the coding sequence ATGGCCGCATCGTTATCCGCCCCCGCCGCGCGCGGGGGTTACGTACCAAAGCGCAAGCGACCATCGATCTGGCTGGTGCTGCCGGTATTGCTTTTGGTGGTGATGAGCCTGTTGCCGCTGGCCTACGTCGGACTGAAAGCCTGGCAGGCCGGTTGGGCCGAAGCGCTGCACTTGTTGTGGCGCCCGTATGTGTTCGGCCTGCTGCGCAACACCTTGGCGTTGATGGTCGGCGTGACCCTTACGTGTGGCGTGATCGGTCTGTCGCTGGCCTGGCTGCTGGAGCGGAGCAATTTGCCGGGACGACGTCTGTGGGGCGTGATTCTGTGCCTGCCGTTCGCGGTGCCGGCGTTTGTCAGCAGCTTCACCTGGGTTTCTTTGAGCGCGCAGTTCGAAGGCCTAGGCGGGGCGATTCTGGTGATGAGCCTGTCGAAATATCCGTTGATCTTCCTGCCTGTGGCGGCAACCCTGCGCAATCTTGATCCGTCCCTTGAAGAATCCGCCCGCACCCTCGGGCAGAATCGCTGGGGCGTGTTTTTTCGGGTTACGCTGCCGCTGCTCTGGCCATCACTGCTGGCCGGTTCGCTGTTGATTGCTTTGCACATGCTGGTGGAATTCGGCGCACTGTCGATCATCGGCCTGCAAACCTTCACCACAGCGATCTATCAGCAATTCGAACTGGAATTCAGCAACGCCAACGCGGCGATGCTTTCGGCCGTTTTGCTGGCGTTGTGTCTGGTGTTGTTGTGGCTGGAATTACACGTGCGCGGCAAGGGTCGACATGTGCGCACAGGTCAAGGCGCAGCGCGTCAGGCCGAGCAAGTTCGACTGGGGCCATGGGCCACGGCCGGTCAGTTGTATTGCCTGATGCTGGCGATTGTCGGCAGCGGGATTCCGCTGGGGATGTTGGCGTATTGGCTGGCTGTCGGTTCATCGGCAGCATTCCCGGTCGCAGCAATCACTGAAGCGCTGCTTTCTTCCTTGGCACTTTCTCTTGGCGGTGCGGCGCTGTGCCTGGTGCTGGCCGTGCCGGTCGGCTTGCTGGTGGTGCGCTACAAAGGCCAACTGGCGATTTGGGCCGAGCGCTTGCCGTATCTGCTGCATGCACTGCCAGGATTGGTGATTGCGTTGACGCTGGTGTATTTCGCCCTGCACTACGTGCCGGCGCTGTACCAGACGTCGGGGTTGCTGCTGATCGCTTATGCGCTGCTGTTTCTGCCACTGGCGCAGGCGCCGATCCGCACGGCTCTGAACAAAGCTGCGCCACAGCTGGAAGAGGCTGCGCGCACGCTGGGCGCTTCGTCGTTCACGGCGTTTTGCCGGGTGACGCTGCCGATCATCTTCCCGGCATTGGGCGCGGCGTTTGCGCTGGTGTTTCTGGATGCGATGAAGGAGTTGACGGCGACGTTGCTATTGAGCCCGACCGGGCTTAATACGCTGGCGACCGAGGTGTGGGCGCATACGGCGAACGTCGAGTTTGCGGCGGCGGCACCTTATGCAGCGTTGTTGATTCTGGTTTCAGGGCTGCCTGTATATCTGCTGACGACGCGGATGTATCTGAGCCGCTGA
- a CDS encoding extracellular solute-binding protein: MTFRNTLRRGLTITLLGLALATPLTQAADAVSLTLYNGQHKEVGDAIAKAFEAKTGIHVNVRKGSSNQLASQVIEEGDRSPADVIYTEESPPLNNLGELGLLAKTDDATLAVLPEKYVAGNGTWIGVTARVRVVAYNPKLVNEKDLPKSVMEFSDPQWQGKVGFVPTSGAFQEQAVAIIKMHGRDAAEEWLTGLRAFGKTYSNNMVALKAVENGEVATVLVNNYYWFALQREKGKLDSKLHYFTGGDVGGLITVSSAAVLKSSKHPKEAQQFLAYMASEEGQRVITQTTAEYPLHKGMESDRGLKPFSELEAPNVTPADLGNAEEALELEREVGLN; encoded by the coding sequence ATGACGTTTCGAAATACCCTGCGCCGAGGCTTGACCATTACTCTCCTCGGCCTGGCGCTCGCCACTCCCCTCACCCAGGCTGCCGATGCGGTTTCCCTGACTCTCTACAATGGCCAGCACAAGGAAGTCGGCGACGCGATCGCCAAAGCCTTCGAAGCCAAGACCGGCATTCACGTCAACGTACGCAAAGGCAGCAGCAATCAGCTGGCCAGCCAGGTCATCGAAGAAGGCGATCGCTCTCCCGCCGACGTGATCTACACCGAAGAGTCGCCACCGCTGAACAATCTCGGCGAACTGGGCCTGCTGGCCAAGACCGATGACGCGACGCTGGCCGTTCTGCCGGAAAAATATGTCGCCGGTAACGGCACCTGGATCGGTGTGACAGCGCGGGTTCGCGTGGTCGCCTACAACCCGAAACTGGTCAATGAAAAAGACCTGCCGAAATCGGTGATGGAGTTCTCCGATCCGCAATGGCAAGGCAAAGTCGGTTTCGTACCAACCAGCGGCGCTTTCCAGGAACAAGCCGTCGCCATTATCAAGATGCACGGTCGCGATGCCGCCGAGGAATGGCTGACCGGCCTGCGCGCCTTCGGCAAGACCTACAGCAACAACATGGTCGCCCTTAAAGCTGTGGAAAACGGCGAAGTCGCTACCGTGCTGGTGAACAACTACTACTGGTTCGCACTGCAACGCGAGAAAGGCAAACTGGATTCGAAACTGCATTACTTCACCGGCGGCGACGTCGGCGGCTTGATCACCGTATCCAGCGCTGCCGTGCTGAAATCCAGCAAACATCCAAAAGAAGCCCAGCAATTCCTCGCCTACATGGCCAGCGAAGAAGGTCAGCGCGTGATCACTCAGACCACCGCCGAATACCCACTGCACAAAGGCATGGAGTCGGATCGCGGGCTCAAGCCGTTCAGCGAACTGGAAGCGCCGAACGTCACGCCAGCCGATCTGGGCAATGCCGAAGAAGCACTGGAACTGGAACGTGAAGTTGGCTTGAACTGA